The DNA window TCATGTCCTCCGGGTTTGCCCTCTTGCCGTTTAGTTTTATCCTCTTCTTGCGGAGCATCTTGTATATATAGCCCTTTGTAGCATTGGCCATGTATTTTTTTAAAAACCTGTCTATCCTCTGTTCGCTTTCGTTTTTTCCAACCTTTATCTCTTTCAAAATCTTCAACCTTCCTTTTATGTCTCTAGACTCAATTATAGCATATCATAACTCCAGTATCTAAAAAAGTTGAAACTTGCGTCTATCTTGTGGTATCATTTATCTGTACAACGAACTGGAGGCGAAATAAATGAGTAAATTCAGTGAAAAGGTAAAGGACTTTCTGTACGATGCAACCGACTACGTTCTAATAGTAGCCATAGTGCTGGTTGTCTTCGTGGTCATAACTTGGAGGCTTGACGTCCTTTTTGCCAAAAACACAGATAAAACTGACAGCAACAAAGCAGCCGTAGAAGAAGACGTAGACAAGAACTCAGACAATAAAGAGGATGCAGATAAAGACAGCGCTGCAGACAGCCCTGAAAAAGAGCCAGCTGCACCTGAAAAAATCACTTTTGAAATACCGGAAGGCTCGCTTCCACCTACAGTCGCAAATATACTGTTTGAAAAAGGGCTTATCGAAGACAAGGTGACTTTCCTTCAAAAGTCAAGAGAGATGGAGCTCGACACAGCTTTTAGATCGGGAACTTATGAAGTTGACGCTGATATAAAAGACGAGGATTTGATCAAAACTATAGCTAGACAAAATTAAAAATCCGGCAGATGCCGGATTTTTTCTATTCGTCCCAGTATTTTTCGTTTATATACTCGTCTATCACAGACTTTCTCGTCTCGTTCTTGAATATCTTGGCCTTTTCAAGCTCCATCAGCAGCCATTTGCTCTTGGAGTGAAACACGGCGAATTCGTAGTCGTTCAAGACTATTTCATACAGCTTGTCTTTCAAGAAAGGAGAGTTCACTTCGATGTAGTATGCCTCAGTATTTTGAAAATTGAGGTGTTCCAACAGTTTCAGCACGGTATTGTCTTTCTTGTGATAATACTGATTTGTCTTTTCCACATAGTATCTCTTCTTGCTGTAGCTCTTTCCGCCACCCTTTATCTCCGACGCCATCATCTTGTAGTACTTGGCTATGGAGTTATAGTACTGATAGTTATAAATTCCCTTTTCATAGCTGTTTATCTCGAAGAATGGCTTTACTTCAGATTTCTTGACATAGTTGAAATTTTTCTTTAAAAACTCTTTCTTGCTTATCACTCCGTCTCTGTAGTCCACTATAAGAGAATCTCTGTTCTCAAAAAACTCGTCAAAAATATCTTTT is part of the Andreesenia angusta genome and encodes:
- a CDS encoding DUF6648 family protein codes for the protein METVEKDIFDEFFENRDSLIVDYRDGVISKKEFLKKNFNYVKKSEVKPFFEINSYEKGIYNYQYYNSIAKYYKMMASEIKGGGKSYSKKRYYVEKTNQYYHKKDNTVLKLLEHLNFQNTEAYYIEVNSPFLKDKLYEIVLNDYEFAVFHSKSKWLLMELEKAKIFKNETRKSVIDEYINEKYWDE